A single region of the Vicia villosa cultivar HV-30 ecotype Madison, WI linkage group LG4, Vvil1.0, whole genome shotgun sequence genome encodes:
- the LOC131599498 gene encoding putative disease resistance protein At3g14460 produces the protein MAFGLLCSAKILHYLCGGKLNRELVSKFIKSVSYMVAFVDDAEERQIRNPHAEACLDDVKDVMLDAEDLLDEINIHVLQCKFEAESQIRVTRPSKLWTLFSASSSSIDKKIESRMQEIVDNLECLVNKKDLLLLKEHTIGFGAASQKLPSTCLPLESFIYGRDGDKDIIFDWLVSDTEMLSIISLVGMGGMGKTTIAQHLYNDPKTKGIFDLSAWVYVSEKFDICRITREILKEVTNSTYDDSLQLNILQENLVEKLIGKRFLLVLDDNWNENYMLWEALQAPFGFWARGSKILVTTRSKKVALVMNSNKLHQLEQLEEEHSWKLFSKHAFQDKNDSQINPKFEKIGKKVTNKCQGLPLALEAIGGLLNTKSSLLEWKKILSSEIWDLNIETKIIPTLILSYQNLPYHLKRCFAYCALFPKGYLFEKGDLSLLWMAQNFLQYPEQKVESRREVGERYFNDLLLRSFFKPSKKYKNVFVMHNILHDLAKYVYGKFCFTLKVKDAQSIPKLTRHFSFLCDELESFDGFEILHHANRLHTFLPLSMDSYQHRWWLRLKYDTVMLPELFSKLKLLRVLSLCAYWDMTELPDTIGDLKHLQYLDLSRTRIRNLPDSLCSLYNLQLLKLRDCEYFEELPVNLYKLVNLCYLDFSGTKVRKMPKEMEKLKNLEELSSFYVDKDSESNIQQLGEFNLHGELSILEIQNIVNPRYAFLANLKNKVYLVKLELTWNENSDNSQKEREVLEKLQPSKRLKKLLIKNYGGTLFPYWFGDNSLSYVVSLKLSNCRNCILIPSLGAMSSLKHLRIKGLSAIVVIGREFYGNGTIPFPSLETLTFKDMSGWEKWEYEVGRDAFPRLQKLSIVQCPNLKDKLPEKLPCLVNLEILDCKHLLASAPFSPVIRELCLTYCRKLQFEYHSSTMKFLVISRCCTDESSVEWTGNILSHCSTSIRTLKIEDCPTMNIPLGSCYNFLVKLDITSSCESLKTFPLDLFPKLDSLDIYKCYNFEMISQEHEHLLLTSLSIEECPKFASFPKGGLAAPKLQYLLISKLENLKSLPEGMHILLPSLYKLSIEDCPQLNSFSNGGFPSSLRSLFLMKCSKLLIDSLKLAFPTNTSMCDMYIQEVDMESFPSEGLLPLSLTRITITYCPNLKQLDYKGIDHLPSLTTLILNNCPNIQCLPEEGLPKSITTLQIRGNCPLLKQRCKKPNGEDWQKISHIECVIIDN, from the coding sequence ATGGCATTTGGCTTGCTGTGTTCCGCGAAAATCTTGCACTACTTATGTGGAGGAAAACTCAATAGAGAGCTCGTGAGCAAGTTTATCAAATCAGTGAGTTACATGGTTGCCTTTGTTGACGATGCCGAAGAGAGACAGATCAGAAACCCTCATGCAGAAGCATGCCTTGATGATGTCAAAGATGTTATGCTTGACGCCGAGGATCTCTTGGATGAAATCAACATTCATGTTTTGCAGTGCAAGTTTGAAGCTGAATCCCAAATCCGTGTTACTAGACCTAGTAAGTTGTGGACTCTCTTCAGTGCTTCTTCTAGTTCAATTGACAAGAAAATTGAATCTAGAATGCAAGAAATTGTTGATAACCTAGAATGCCTTGTAAACAAAAAGGATTTACTTCTTTTGAAAGAGCATACTATTGGTTTTGGTGCTGCATCACAAAAGCTGCCTTCGACATGTTTGCCTCTTGAATCGTTTATATATGGTAGAGATGGTGACAAAGATATTATATTTGATTGGCTCGTATCCGACACTGAGATGCTTTCAATAATTTCACTTGTTGGTATGGGAGGGATGGGTAAAACCACCATTGCCCAACATTTATACAATGACCCGAAGACGAAGGGAATTTTTGATCTTTCAGCTTGGGTATATGTCTCAGAAAAATTTGACATTTGTAGAATAACAAGAGAAATCCTCAAAGAAGTCACTAATTCAACTTATGATGATAGTTTACAATTGAACATACTTCAAGAAAATTTGGTGGAAAAACTAATCGGGAAGAGATTTCTTCTTGTTTTAGATGACAATTGGAATGAGAACTATATGTTGTGGGAAGCTTTGCAGGCTCCTTTTGGTTTTTGGGCTCGGGGAAGCAAAATTCTTGTCACTACACGTAGTAAGAAAGTCGCTTTAGTCATGAATTCAAATAAATTGCACCAGCTTGAGCAATTAGAAGAAGAACATAGCTGGAAATTGTTTTCTAAACATGCATTCCAAGATAAAAATGATTCTCAGATAAATCCTAAGTTTGAGAAGATTGGTAAGAAGGTAACGAACAAATGTCAAGGATTGCCTCTAGCTTTGGAAGCAATTGGAGGTCTCTTGAATACAAAGTCATCCTTATTGGAATGGAAGAAGATATTGTCAAGCGAGATATGGGACTTAAATATAGAGACTAAAATCATCCCTACTTTGATATTGAGCTATCAAAACCTTCCTTATCATCTCAAGAGATGTTTTGCCTACTGTGCCTTATTCCCAAAAGGTTATTTGTTTGAAAAGGGTGATTTAAGTTTATTATGGATGGCTCAAAATTTTCtacaataccctgaacaaaaggTTGAGAGTCGGAGAGAAGTTGGTGAAAGGTATTTCAACGATCTACTACTAAGATCATTTTTTAAACCGTCAAAAAAGTACAAAAATGTTTTTGTAATGCACAACATTCTCCATGATTTAGCAAAATATGTATATGGAAAATTTTGCTTCACGTTGAAAGTTAAAGATGCCCAAAGTATACCAAAATTGACTCGccatttttcatttttatgtgaTGAACTTGAATCTTTTGATGGATTCGAGATCTTACACCATGCTAATAGATTACACACATTTCTACCATTATCTATGGATTCTTATCAACATCGATGGTGGTTGCGCTTGAAGTATGACACTGTGATGTTGCCTGAGTTGTTTTCCAAGCTCAAGTTATTACGTGTCTTGTCTTTATGTGCTTATTGGGATATGACTGAGTTGCCGGATACAATAGGCGATCTTAAACATCTACAATACCTCGATCTTTCTCGGACTAGAATCAGAAACCTTCCCGATTCTTTATGTTCTCTCTATAATCTTCAACTATTGAAATTGAGGGACTGTGAATATTTTGAAGAGTTACCCGTGAATTTATATAAGCTCGTGAACTTGTGCTATTTGGATTTTAGTGGAACGAAAGTTAGAAAAATGCCAAAAGAAATGGAAAAGTTGAAGAATCTCGAAGAATTGAGTTCTTTTTATGTGGACAAGGATAGCGAGTCCAATATCCAACAGTTAGGAGAATTCAATCTGCACGGAGAACTATCTATTTTAGAGattcaaaacattgtgaatcccCGGTATGCATTTTTggcaaatttgaaaaataaagtaTACCTTGTGAAACTAGAGTTAACATGGAATGAAAATAGTGATAATTCGCAGAAAGAAAGGGAAGTGCTCGAGAAGCTACAACCTTCTAAACGCTTGAAGAAGTTGTTAATCAAGAACTATGGCGGTACACTCTTTCCATATTGGTTTGGAGACAATTCATTGTCATATGTTGTATCCTTAAAGTTGAGTAATTGTAGAAACTGTATTTTGATTCCATCACTTGGAGCTATGTCATCACTCAAACACCTCCGGATTAAAGGGTTATCTGCCATAGTGGTGATTGGTAGGGAATTTTATGGAAATGGGACTATTCCATTTCCATCATTGGAAACCTTAACTTTTAAAGATATGAGTGGATGGGAAAAATGGGAATATGAAGTCGGAAGGGATGCTTTTCCGCGTCTACAAAAACTTTCTATAGTGCAATGTCCCAATCTAAAAGACAAATTGCCTGAAAAACTTCCTTGTTTAGTAAATTTAGAAATTCTTGATTGCAAACACCTCTTGGCTTCTGCTCCGTTCTCTCCGGTCATTCGTGAATTATGTCTCACTTATTGCAGAAAGTTGCAATTTGAATATCATTCATCTACTATGAAGTTTCTTGTGATTAGTCGATGTTGCACAGATGAATCCTCCGTGGAATGGACCGGAAATATCTTGTCTCATTGTTCTACCTCTATTAGAACGTTGAAAATTGAAGATTGCCCAACTATGAATATTCCCCTAGGCAGCTGCTACAATTTCCTTGTAAAACTTGACATCACAAGTAGTTGTGAATCTCTAAAGACCTTCCCATTGGATCTATTTCCAaaacttgattctcttgacattTATAAGTGCTATAACTTTGAAATGATTTCACAGGAGCATGAACATCTTCTACTTACATCTTTATCAATTGAAGAGTGTCCGAAATTCGCATCATTTCCCAAAGGAGGATTGGCTGCACCTAAGCTACAGTATTTGCTAATTTCCAAATTGGAGAATTTAAAATCATTGCCTGAAGGCATGCATATCCTGCTTCCATCTCTTTATAAGCTGTCTATAGAGGATTGTCCACAACTGAATTCTTTCTCCAATGGTGGTTTTCCATCAAGCCTAAGAAGCCTCTTTCTCATGAAATGCTCCAAACTTCTCATCGACTCACTGAAACTGGCATTCCCAACCAACACATCTATGTGTGACATGTATATTCAAGAAGTGGATATGGAGTCCTTTCCCAGTGAAGGGTTACTTCCCCTCTCTCTTACTCGTATAACTATCACGTATTGTCCAAATCTCAAACAACTTGACTACAAGGGTATCGACCACCTCCCCTCTCTTACAACATTGATTCTTAATAACTGTCCCAACATCCAATGCTTGCCAGAGGAGGGTCTGCCTAAATCCATTACAACTCTACAAATTCGGGGAAATTGTCCATTGCTCAAACAGCGATGTAAGAAACCAAATGGCGAAGATTGGCAGAAGATCTCACACATTGAATGTGTAATCATTGATAATTAA
- the LOC131599499 gene encoding WAT1-related protein At1g68170-like, translated as MVSMNEMAEIVLGFDDKKTPIHHIPGPEGVRGRNSDNTLIKEKLGWAPTMKWKGVLTSGLVFIVTAWCVRKKGPVYASAFNPVNLLIMAIAASLLLDETLYVGSVIGGVLIVGALYMVLWAKSKETNFIAQEFERSTEVVVMSKTLDHDLVTEATIAAPNSRSNSIIT; from the exons ATGGTCAGCATGAATGAGATGGCTGAGATCGTTCTTGGTTTTGACGATAAGAAAACTCCTATACATCACATTCCTGGCCCAGAGGGCGTTCGTGGTCGTAACTCAGACAATACACTTATCAAAGAGAAACTTGGCTGGGCTCCAACAATGAAGTGGAAG GGAGTTTTGACATCTGGATTAGTGTTTATTGTGACAGCATGGTGTGTAAGGAAGAAAGGTCCTGTGTATGCATCTGCATTCAACCCTGTTAACCTTTTGATTATGGCTATTGCTGCTTCCTTGTTGTTAGATGAGACTCTCTATGTTGGAAG TGTAATTGGAGGTGTGCTAATTGTGGGTGCCTTGTACATGGTGTTATGGGCTAAGAGCAAAGAAACTAACTTCATTGCTCAAGAATTTGAAAGGTCAACTGAGGTTGTTGTTATGTCCAAGACATTAGATCATGACTTGGTCACTGAAGCAACAATAGCCGCACCAAACAGTAGGAGCAATTCTATTATTACATAG